A genomic stretch from Herpetosiphon gulosus includes:
- a CDS encoding tetratricopeptide repeat protein, with the protein MWQGWLGRSRRIEHEIGCIIEKREMSVRVQWDVDAVQKLLLSPHKLIGTEPWGSWIRDQGGLECIYARMRTLPLKDLHAQVLEVLLNQPGASVTLYQTQLGLERSAYHSRKKQLLLHLSQFLNTWESKTPTSRSEKPSLPIPMTSLIGRTNEVASVIRLLHEPSIRLLTLVGTGGVGKTRLALQVASELQHEFPDGVHFVALGGLFDATLFPSLLAQHFAIKEATTSIVEALKGYLRTKHLLIVLDNFEQLSDAALLLGEILDAAPALKFLVTSRRRLNLYGEQQYPVPMLPIPDAQIDLRPETLQAYDAIRLFCARAQAVDPHWRLDVANSAAVVAICTRLDGLPLALELAAARIALFPVETIRARLDARFELLTDGAINSPFRQRTLKALLDWSFELLNQQEQAVFMALGVFTNSGSVAAAEAVCATVIESGTSLPTILETLALNNLLMLEVRDDQLRFRMLETIATYAQEQIQNTHIYPELQNRHSRFYLDLAESIEPELTGTQQASWFNRLAMEYLNIRLALTWFIQDNQREAAERVCGALGRFWWVRGFLSEGRTLIKRVWQIPAEIAPHVAAKTLSSAGLLTYGQSNYAEAQLYYEECLRIRRNLGDIQGCSMMLNNLGIIAQMRCDYATARAYFEESLQIDRRSDNPKSIATVLSNLGNIAFEQGDAVNCLAYCEESLTIKRTLNDTWGTGNALINYATMLFYFVPETGSRIKALYDEGFEIMRQLQDAWGMARVFYHYGIMACAEGNSMPAYGYFKQSAELQLSLNDIRGLLNTLDGFWYLFLVLGRLDVAIRTQATVERFRAAYGIPNSPQLVVHHQAIFTQYLPEGLPEYPLSESEEWETLDLFADAVLAEAVRYVGA; encoded by the coding sequence TTGTGGCAAGGTTGGCTGGGTAGATCAAGGAGAATCGAGCATGAAATTGGATGCATTATTGAAAAACGGGAGATGTCTGTGAGAGTACAATGGGATGTGGATGCGGTGCAGAAATTGCTTCTTTCACCGCATAAACTGATAGGGACAGAACCATGGGGATCATGGATTCGCGACCAAGGTGGCCTGGAATGCATCTATGCCCGCATGCGAACACTCCCCCTTAAGGATTTACATGCGCAGGTGCTTGAAGTCCTGCTCAACCAGCCCGGAGCCTCCGTCACGTTGTATCAGACCCAACTAGGATTGGAACGGAGCGCGTACCATAGCCGCAAAAAGCAGCTGTTGCTGCATTTGAGCCAATTCCTAAACACGTGGGAGTCAAAGACTCCGACATCTCGTTCGGAAAAACCCTCGCTACCAATACCGATGACCTCGCTCATTGGCCGAACCAATGAGGTTGCATCGGTGATACGCCTTCTCCACGAGCCATCCATCCGGCTGTTGACTCTCGTTGGGACGGGTGGTGTCGGGAAGACGCGCTTAGCATTACAGGTTGCTAGCGAGTTGCAACACGAGTTTCCTGATGGGGTGCATTTTGTGGCCTTAGGCGGTCTCTTTGATGCAACGTTGTTTCCATCACTCCTCGCCCAGCACTTCGCCATTAAGGAAGCTACTACCTCGATTGTTGAGGCACTGAAAGGGTATTTGCGAACCAAACATCTGTTGATCGTCTTGGATAATTTTGAGCAACTGAGTGATGCGGCACTCTTGTTGGGAGAAATCCTTGATGCCGCACCAGCACTCAAGTTCCTCGTGACCAGTCGGCGACGGCTTAATCTGTACGGCGAACAACAGTATCCTGTGCCAATGCTGCCTATCCCAGATGCGCAGATCGATCTCAGACCTGAAACACTGCAAGCATATGATGCTATCCGTTTGTTTTGCGCACGTGCACAGGCTGTAGACCCGCATTGGCGGCTCGATGTGGCCAATTCCGCCGCTGTTGTGGCAATTTGTACCCGTTTAGATGGGTTGCCGCTGGCGCTAGAATTGGCAGCGGCACGGATTGCACTCTTCCCCGTGGAAACGATCAGAGCACGCTTGGATGCACGTTTTGAGTTGCTCACTGATGGAGCGATCAATAGTCCCTTCCGGCAACGCACGTTAAAGGCCTTGCTTGATTGGAGTTTTGAGTTACTTAACCAGCAGGAACAGGCAGTGTTCATGGCGCTGGGGGTGTTTACCAATAGCGGAAGTGTTGCCGCAGCCGAAGCTGTCTGTGCGACAGTTATAGAATCGGGAACATCGCTGCCGACCATTCTCGAAACACTTGCCCTTAATAACCTGCTGATGCTTGAGGTTCGTGACGATCAGCTACGATTTCGGATGCTTGAAACGATCGCTACCTATGCACAGGAACAGATTCAGAATACCCATATCTATCCCGAGCTCCAGAACCGCCATTCCCGCTTCTATCTCGACCTTGCTGAATCAATCGAACCAGAGTTGACTGGTACCCAGCAGGCGAGTTGGTTTAATCGCCTTGCAATGGAATATCTCAATATTCGTTTGGCATTAACATGGTTTATTCAAGACAATCAACGCGAGGCGGCTGAACGGGTATGTGGGGCGCTTGGACGTTTTTGGTGGGTACGCGGCTTTCTTTCTGAAGGGAGAACGTTGATTAAGCGGGTATGGCAGATCCCAGCCGAGATCGCGCCGCATGTTGCCGCCAAAACTCTCTCGTCCGCAGGGCTACTAACCTATGGCCAGAGTAATTATGCCGAAGCCCAATTGTATTATGAAGAATGCCTACGCATCCGCCGCAACCTTGGGGATATTCAAGGTTGCTCAATGATGCTCAATAATTTAGGGATCATTGCGCAGATGCGGTGTGATTATGCGACAGCCCGTGCCTATTTTGAAGAGAGCTTGCAGATTGATCGACGCTCAGATAATCCAAAATCAATCGCTACGGTGCTCTCCAACCTTGGAAATATTGCCTTTGAACAGGGCGATGCTGTAAATTGTCTCGCCTACTGCGAAGAATCTTTGACCATTAAGCGCACGCTCAACGATACATGGGGCACAGGCAATGCGCTGATCAATTATGCGACCATGCTCTTTTACTTCGTACCTGAAACCGGTAGTCGTATTAAAGCCTTGTATGATGAAGGATTTGAGATTATGCGCCAACTCCAAGATGCCTGGGGGATGGCACGAGTCTTCTATCATTATGGCATCATGGCCTGTGCCGAAGGAAACAGCATGCCTGCCTATGGCTACTTCAAGCAAAGCGCTGAACTTCAGCTATCATTGAACGATATTCGTGGATTGTTGAACACATTGGATGGGTTCTGGTATCTCTTTCTGGTTTTGGGTCGGCTAGATGTGGCAATCCGAACCCAAGCAACGGTTGAGCGTTTTCGTGCCGCCTATGGAATACCTAACTCACCCCAGCTTGTTGTACACCATCAGGCTATTTTCACAC